A section of the Dehalococcoidia bacterium genome encodes:
- a CDS encoding ABC transporter permease produces MSASQAHVAEEQALRPLHRRGLPIMALVRFAQRKPLGALGALLLLMMVFIAVAAPVISPYDPIDVFADKRFTPPGREFLLGTDHVGRDILSRIFYGAQVSLYVGVLSVAIGTTAGCITGLISGYFGKHVDAIIQRAVDTIMAFPILVLALLVVTVLGSSAENVVIAVSVVLFPQGARVVRSAVLAVKGSEYVTAARAVGATDTRIMFLHILPQCVAPYIVLATAQLGWAIVVEATLSFLGVGTPPPWPSWGNMLSGLARTYIEQTPWLAVFPGVALSLSVFGVNLLGDALRDVLDPRLKRA; encoded by the coding sequence ATGAGCGCGTCTCAGGCGCACGTCGCGGAAGAGCAGGCTCTTCGCCCTCTCCATCGGAGGGGACTCCCCATCATGGCGCTCGTCCGCTTCGCTCAGCGCAAGCCTCTGGGCGCCCTCGGCGCCTTGCTGCTGCTGATGATGGTGTTCATTGCGGTGGCCGCACCGGTTATCTCACCCTACGACCCTATTGACGTCTTTGCGGACAAGCGTTTCACCCCCCCTGGACGAGAGTTTCTCTTGGGAACGGACCACGTGGGGAGAGACATCTTGAGCCGCATTTTCTACGGGGCGCAGGTCTCGCTTTACGTGGGTGTTCTCTCAGTCGCTATAGGCACCACCGCGGGATGCATCACTGGCCTGATCAGCGGCTACTTTGGTAAGCACGTGGACGCGATTATCCAGCGCGCCGTGGATACTATCATGGCCTTCCCCATTCTGGTTCTCGCTCTCCTGGTCGTCACAGTGCTGGGATCCTCCGCCGAAAACGTCGTCATAGCGGTGAGCGTCGTGCTCTTTCCTCAAGGCGCACGAGTAGTGCGTTCCGCGGTGCTGGCTGTCAAGGGAAGTGAGTACGTAACAGCCGCGCGAGCCGTAGGGGCCACGGACACGCGCATCATGTTCCTGCACATTCTGCCTCAGTGCGTGGCGCCTTACATCGTGCTGGCCACAGCCCAACTCGGCTGGGCCATTGTCGTGGAAGCCACGCTGAGTTTCCTGGGGGTGGGTACGCCGCCGCCCTGGCCGTCCTGGGGGAACATGCTCTCAGGCCTGGCCCGCACGTATATCGAACAGACCCCCTGGCTCGCCGTTTTTCCCGGTGTGGCCCTGAGCCTGAGCGTGTTCGGCGTGAACCTCCTGGGCGACGCCCTGCGCGACGTTCTGGACCCGCGTCTCAAGCGCGCGTGA